In Bubalus bubalis isolate 160015118507 breed Murrah chromosome 3, NDDB_SH_1, whole genome shotgun sequence, a genomic segment contains:
- the ATP1B2 gene encoding sodium/potassium-transporting ATPase subunit beta-2 (The RefSeq protein has 1 substitution compared to this genomic sequence) — protein MVIQKEKKSCGQVVEEWKEFVWNPRTHQFMGRTGTSWAFILLFYLVFYGFLTAMFTLTMWVMLQTVSDHTPKYQDRLATPGLMIRPKTENLDVIVNVSDTESWDQHVQKLNKFLEPYNDSIQAQKNDVCRPGRYYEQPDNGVLNYPKRACQFNRTQLGDCSGIGDPTHYGYSTGQPCVFIKMNRVINFYAGANQSMNVTCVGKRDEDAENLGNFVMFPANGNIDLMYFPYYGKKFHVNYTQPLVAVKFLNVTPNVDVNVECRINAANIATDDERDKFAGRVAFKLRINKT, from the exons ATGGTcatccagaaagagaagaagagctGCGGGCAGGTGGTTGAGGAGTGGAAGGAGTTCGTGTGGAACCCGAGGACGCACCAGTTCATGGGCCGCACAGGGACCAGCTGGG CCTTTATCCTCCTCTTCTACCTTGTCTTCTATGGCTTCCTCACCGCCATGTTCACCCTCACCATGTGGGTGATGCTGCAGACGGTCTCCGACCACACCCCCAAGTACCAGGACAGATTGGCCACACCAG GCTTGATGATTCGCCCTAAGACTGAGAACCTCGATGTCATTGTCAATGTCAGTGACACTGAAAGCTGGGACCAGCATGTTCAGAAACTCAATAAGTTCTTGGAGC CTTACAATGACTCCATCCAAGCCCAGAAGAATGATGTCTGCCGCCCTGGTCGCTATTACGAACAACCAGATAACGGAGTTCTAAACTACCCAAAACGTGCTTGTCAGTTCAACCGGACCCAGCTGGGCGACTGCTCTGGCATTGGGGACCCTACCCACTATGGTTACAGCACTGGACAGCCCTGTGTCTTCATCAAGATGAACCGG GTCATCAACTTCTATGCAGGAGCAAACCAGAGCATGAATGTTACCTGCGTGGGGAAG CGAGATGAAGATGCCGAGAATCTCGGCAACTTCGTTATGTTCCCTGCAAACGGCAATATCGACCTCATGTACTTTCCCTACTATGGCAAGAAGTTTCAT GTGAACTACACACAGCCCCTGGTGGCCGTCAAGTTCCTGAATGTGACCCCCAACGTGGAGGTGAACGTGGAGTGCCGTATCAACGCTGCCAACATCGCCACTGATGATGAGCGCGACAAGTTCGCGGGGCGTGTGGCCTTCAAACTCCGCATCAACAAAACCTGA
- the SHBG gene encoding sex hormone-binding globulin isoform X3 has translation MWKAAFPHAFAPESLEAKRGPQLIMVSRGPLAIWHGLLLLLLLPLPSHGGPALRPPLPSQTAEDSPALHLSNGPGQEPVTIMTFNLTKITKISSSFEFRTWDPEGVIFYGDTNPKNDWFMLGLRDGRPEIQLHNHWAQLTVSAGPRLDDGRWHQMEVKIHGDSLLLRVDGVEVLRLRQVFGQQANNSQLIMRIALGGLLFPASDLRLPLVPALDACLRQDDWLDQQAQTSASVPTSVRSCAVESQSGIFFPPGTGAEFGLQEIPRPHAEPWAFSLDLALQLAAGSGRLLALGTPENPSWLSIHLQDQERPLLPPFAWMAFGHKARVWTWTGPRAEA, from the exons ATGTGGAAGGCTGCCTTCCCCCACGCATTTGCCCCGGAGTCATTGGAGGCTAAAAGAGGACCGCAGCTGATTATGGTGAGCAGAGGTCCACTGGCCATTTGGCAcgggctactgctgctgctgttgctaccaCTTCCAAGCCACGGAGGACCGGCCCTGAGACCTCCTCTCCCCAGCCAG ACAGCTGAAGACTCTCCTGCTCTGCACCTCAGCAATGGTCCTGGACAAGAACCTGTTACCATTATGACCTTTAACCTCACCAAGATCACAAA AATCTCCTCCTCTTTTGAGTTTCGGACTTGGGATCCAGAGGGAGTCATTTTTTATGGTGATACCAACCCAAAGAATGACTGGTTTATGCTGGGGCTTCGGGATGGCAGGCCTGAAATCCAGCTTCATAATCACTGGGCTCAGCTTACAGTGAGTGCTGGACCCCGGCTGGACGATGGGAGGTGGCACCAG ATGGAAGTGAAGATCCATGGGGATTCCTTGCTACTTAGGGTGGATGGGGTGGAGGTGCTGCGTCTGAGACAGGTCTTTGGACAACAGGCCAACAATTCCCAGCTCATCATGAGGATTGCACTGGGAGGACTGTTGTTCCCTGCCTCCGACCTCCGATTGCCG CTGGTCCCTGCCCTGGATGCCTGCCTGCGCCAGGATGACTGGCTGGACCAACAGGCCCAGACCTCGGCATCTGTCCCCACTAGTGTCAGAAGCTGTGCTGTAGAGTCTCAATCTGGAATATTCTTCCCTCCAGGGACTGGTGCAGAATTTGGTCTCCAAG AAATTCCTCGGCCTCATGCAGAGCCCTGGGCTTTCTCCTTGGACCTGGCACTCCAGCTGGCAGCAGGTTCAGGCCGCCTCCTTGCTCTTGGGACGCCAGAAAACCCTTCTTGGCTCAGCATCCACCTCCAAGATCAA GAGAGGCCACTTCTGCCTCCTTTTGCTTGGATGGCCTTTGGGCACAAGGCCAGAGTCTGGACATGGACCGGGCCCAGAGCAGAAGCCTGA
- the SHBG gene encoding sex hormone-binding globulin isoform X2, with translation MWKAAFPHAFAPESLEAKRGPQLIMVSRGPLAIWHGLLLLLLLPLPSHGGPALRPPLPSQTAEDSPALHLSNGPGQEPVTIMTFNLTKITKISSSFEFRTWDPEGVIFYGDTNPKNDWFMLGLRDGRPEIQLHNHWAQLTVSAGPRLDDGRWHQMEVKIHGDSLLLRVDGVEVLRLRQVFGQQANNSQLIMRIALGGLLFPASDLRLPLVPALDACLRQDDWLDQQAQTSASVPTSVRSCAVESQSGIFFPPGTGAEFGLQEIPRPHAEPWAFSLDLALQLAAGSGRLLALGTPENPSWLSIHLQDQGLCQERPLLPPFAWMAFGHKARVWTWTGPRAEA, from the exons ATGTGGAAGGCTGCCTTCCCCCACGCATTTGCCCCGGAGTCATTGGAGGCTAAAAGAGGACCGCAGCTGATTATGGTGAGCAGAGGTCCACTGGCCATTTGGCAcgggctactgctgctgctgttgctaccaCTTCCAAGCCACGGAGGACCGGCCCTGAGACCTCCTCTCCCCAGCCAG ACAGCTGAAGACTCTCCTGCTCTGCACCTCAGCAATGGTCCTGGACAAGAACCTGTTACCATTATGACCTTTAACCTCACCAAGATCACAAA AATCTCCTCCTCTTTTGAGTTTCGGACTTGGGATCCAGAGGGAGTCATTTTTTATGGTGATACCAACCCAAAGAATGACTGGTTTATGCTGGGGCTTCGGGATGGCAGGCCTGAAATCCAGCTTCATAATCACTGGGCTCAGCTTACAGTGAGTGCTGGACCCCGGCTGGACGATGGGAGGTGGCACCAG ATGGAAGTGAAGATCCATGGGGATTCCTTGCTACTTAGGGTGGATGGGGTGGAGGTGCTGCGTCTGAGACAGGTCTTTGGACAACAGGCCAACAATTCCCAGCTCATCATGAGGATTGCACTGGGAGGACTGTTGTTCCCTGCCTCCGACCTCCGATTGCCG CTGGTCCCTGCCCTGGATGCCTGCCTGCGCCAGGATGACTGGCTGGACCAACAGGCCCAGACCTCGGCATCTGTCCCCACTAGTGTCAGAAGCTGTGCTGTAGAGTCTCAATCTGGAATATTCTTCCCTCCAGGGACTGGTGCAGAATTTGGTCTCCAAG AAATTCCTCGGCCTCATGCAGAGCCCTGGGCTTTCTCCTTGGACCTGGCACTCCAGCTGGCAGCAGGTTCAGGCCGCCTCCTTGCTCTTGGGACGCCAGAAAACCCTTCTTGGCTCAGCATCCACCTCCAAGATCAA GGGCTTTGCCAG GAGAGGCCACTTCTGCCTCCTTTTGCTTGGATGGCCTTTGGGCACAAGGCCAGAGTCTGGACATGGACCGGGCCCAGAGCAGAAGCCTGA
- the SAT2 gene encoding thialysine N-epsilon-acetyltransferase has product MAFVMIREAKEGDCGNILRLIRELAEYEKLSDQVKISEEALRADGFGETPFYHCLVAEILSAPGEPQGPCVVGYGLYYFSYSTWKGRNIYLEDIYVKPEYRGQGIGSKIIKKVAEVALDKGCSQLRLAVLDWNKRAMDLYKALGAQDLTEAEGWHCFRFEGEAMRELAGK; this is encoded by the exons ATGGCTTTCGTGATGATCCGAGAAGCCAAGGAGGGAGATTGTGGAAATATCCTGAGGCTGATTCGG GAACTCGCTGAGTACGAGAAACTCTCAGACCAAGTGAAGATCAGTGAAGAAG CCCTGAGAGCAGATGGCTTTGGAGAGACTCCTTTCTATCACTGTTTGGTGGCAGAGATTCTTTCTGCACCAGGGGAGCCACAGG GGCCCTGTGTGGTGGGCTATGGCCTGTATTACTTCAGCTACAGCACATGGAAGGGACGAAATATTTATCTAGAAGACATCTATGTGAAGCCAGAATATCGAG GTCAAGGGATTGGTTCCAAAATAATCAAAAAAGTGGCTGAG GTGGCTTTGGATAAGGGCTGCTCCCAGTTACGCCTGGCAGTCCTGGACTGGAACAAGAGGGCTATGGACTTGTACAAGGCCCTTGGAGCCCAAGATCTGACAGAAGCTGAGGGCTGGCACTGCTTTCGCTTTGAAGGAGAGGCGATGAGGGagttggcaggaaagtga
- the SHBG gene encoding sex hormone-binding globulin isoform X1 — MWKAAFPHAFAPESLEAKRGPQLIMVSRGPLAIWHGLLLLLLLPLPSHGGPALRPPLPSQTAEDSPALHLSNGPGQEPVTIMTFNLTKITKISSSFEFRTWDPEGVIFYGDTNPKNDWFMLGLRDGRPEIQLHNHWAQLTVSAGPRLDDGRWHQMEVKIHGDSLLLRVDGVEVLRLRQVFGQQANNSQLIMRIALGGLLFPASDLRLPLVPALDACLRQDDWLDQQAQTSASVPTSVRSCAVESQSGIFFPPGTGAEFGLQEIPRPHAEPWAFSLDLALQLAAGSGRLLALGTPENPSWLSIHLQDQKVVLSSGLGPGLDLPLVLGLPLQLNLTVSGVVLSQGAKKEILALPPTGPGSLLDLWVQPQGRLFLGALPGEATSASFCLDGLWAQGQSLDMDRAQSRSLNIWTHSCPQNPGNGSDTTH; from the exons ATGTGGAAGGCTGCCTTCCCCCACGCATTTGCCCCGGAGTCATTGGAGGCTAAAAGAGGACCGCAGCTGATTATGGTGAGCAGAGGTCCACTGGCCATTTGGCAcgggctactgctgctgctgttgctaccaCTTCCAAGCCACGGAGGACCGGCCCTGAGACCTCCTCTCCCCAGCCAG ACAGCTGAAGACTCTCCTGCTCTGCACCTCAGCAATGGTCCTGGACAAGAACCTGTTACCATTATGACCTTTAACCTCACCAAGATCACAAA AATCTCCTCCTCTTTTGAGTTTCGGACTTGGGATCCAGAGGGAGTCATTTTTTATGGTGATACCAACCCAAAGAATGACTGGTTTATGCTGGGGCTTCGGGATGGCAGGCCTGAAATCCAGCTTCATAATCACTGGGCTCAGCTTACAGTGAGTGCTGGACCCCGGCTGGACGATGGGAGGTGGCACCAG ATGGAAGTGAAGATCCATGGGGATTCCTTGCTACTTAGGGTGGATGGGGTGGAGGTGCTGCGTCTGAGACAGGTCTTTGGACAACAGGCCAACAATTCCCAGCTCATCATGAGGATTGCACTGGGAGGACTGTTGTTCCCTGCCTCCGACCTCCGATTGCCG CTGGTCCCTGCCCTGGATGCCTGCCTGCGCCAGGATGACTGGCTGGACCAACAGGCCCAGACCTCGGCATCTGTCCCCACTAGTGTCAGAAGCTGTGCTGTAGAGTCTCAATCTGGAATATTCTTCCCTCCAGGGACTGGTGCAGAATTTGGTCTCCAAG AAATTCCTCGGCCTCATGCAGAGCCCTGGGCTTTCTCCTTGGACCTGGCACTCCAGCTGGCAGCAGGTTCAGGCCGCCTCCTTGCTCTTGGGACGCCAGAAAACCCTTCTTGGCTCAGCATCCACCTCCAAGATCAA AAAGTGGTGCTGTCTTCTGGGTTGGGACCAGGGCTGGATCTGCCCCTCGTCTTGGGGCTCCCTCTTCAGCTGAACTTGACTGTGTCCGGGGTGGTTTTGAGCCAGGGGGCAAAGAAGGAGATCCTTGCTCTGCCTCCCACGGGCCCTGGCTCCCTccttgatctctgggtccagcCGCAGGGGCGTCTCTTCCTAGGGGCTTTGCCAG GAGAGGCCACTTCTGCCTCCTTTTGCTTGGATGGCCTTTGGGCACAAGGCCAGAGTCTGGACATGGACCGGGCCCAGAGCAGAAGCCTGAACATCTGGACTCACAGCTGTCCCCAGAACCCAGGCAATGGCAGTGACACCACCCATTAA